The Spirochaeta isovalerica genome includes a window with the following:
- a CDS encoding carbohydrate ABC transporter permease has protein sequence MISKRKAGATQNLLMFVLFIAPALILFSVFVVAPVFQGAFYSLFNWKGAGPLNRDNFAGVENFTRLFADKYFKTALWNNMKVIIFSLIFQLPAAFIFALLIGRGKSRGSVLFRSLYFFPYILTEIIAGVIWKFIYNPQFGLMTQLATFFADAKTEIALLADPSTAFNAIFVVLFWKYIGFHMILYIAGLQNVPSELEDAAVIDGANRLQVIWNVIIPSMKNVISISIFLSVTGAFNVFDVVWAMGQGGPVHSTETLVTYLYNFGYKRFAFGYGSAVAIVIFLLCLAFNFLYQRFIVGEEN, from the coding sequence ATGATTTCGAAAAGAAAAGCCGGGGCAACACAGAACCTTTTAATGTTTGTTCTGTTCATCGCGCCGGCGCTTATATTATTCAGCGTTTTTGTCGTGGCACCTGTTTTTCAGGGAGCTTTTTATTCACTGTTCAACTGGAAGGGCGCCGGGCCGCTGAACAGAGACAACTTTGCCGGCGTTGAGAACTTCACAAGGCTGTTCGCCGACAAATATTTTAAAACCGCTTTGTGGAACAATATGAAAGTGATCATCTTCTCACTGATTTTTCAGCTTCCCGCAGCGTTTATATTCGCGCTTCTCATCGGTCGGGGCAAATCGAGAGGATCGGTTCTATTCAGAAGCCTGTACTTTTTCCCTTATATTCTGACGGAAATAATCGCCGGAGTCATATGGAAATTTATCTATAATCCCCAGTTCGGACTAATGACCCAGCTGGCCACCTTTTTTGCCGATGCGAAAACGGAAATAGCCCTTCTGGCCGATCCGTCGACTGCGTTCAATGCCATTTTCGTCGTCCTGTTCTGGAAGTATATCGGTTTTCATATGATCCTTTATATCGCCGGATTGCAGAATGTCCCGTCGGAACTGGAGGACGCCGCTGTAATAGACGGAGCCAACAGACTGCAGGTAATCTGGAATGTCATAATCCCCAGCATGAAAAACGTTATATCTATTTCCATATTCCTCTCGGTTACCGGAGCTTTCAACGTATTCGACGTCGTATGGGCCATGGGCCAGGGAGGACCTGTTCATTCAACGGAAACTCTCGTGACCTATCTGTACAATTTCGGATATAAGAGATTCGCCTTCGGTTACGGAAGCGCCGTGGCCATAGTTATTTTTCTGCTATGTCTGGCATTTAATTTTCTCTACCAGAGATTCATCGTAGGAGAGGAAAA
- a CDS encoding extracellular solute-binding protein: MKKVFRLMLSSLLLFTMVTALSANGQQESAKPDSGPVVIEWWALSGGGGAQDPASEFKKQAVADYEASHPGVKINLTILENEAFKQKIQVAIQAGDPPDIFHSWGGGVMVEYARQGMLRDVTDYVNSTLSKKIGLGALGVYGYEGTYYGSPYDMGGVVFWYNKDIFDEVGVSVPKTWTELIETSKKIKAAGYVPIAMGAGDRWPAHFWWVYLAMRIGGIDAFNAAYGGNGSFKDETFVKAGELLLDLAETEPFQTGFLGASYDDQARLMGDGKAAMELMGQWAPSVEANNSASGEGVANLGMFTFPAVKGGKGDLKDVMGGGNGYIFGKDAPDEALDFLNFYLSVDRQKELVDIEGAIPVVKGADAALSGNTAELAKAVSQAGYYQLYYDQFLPPAVGEVVKDAVAALLAGEATPEEAAAMVDDSWQMEK, translated from the coding sequence ATGAAGAAAGTTTTCCGACTGATGCTTAGCTCGCTTTTACTGTTTACAATGGTAACGGCTCTGAGTGCTAATGGACAGCAGGAATCGGCCAAACCCGATTCCGGACCTGTTGTAATCGAATGGTGGGCCCTCTCAGGAGGAGGCGGTGCTCAGGATCCGGCTTCCGAATTCAAGAAGCAGGCTGTAGCTGACTACGAAGCATCACATCCCGGTGTAAAAATCAATTTAACCATACTGGAAAATGAAGCTTTTAAACAGAAGATTCAGGTTGCCATCCAGGCCGGCGATCCGCCGGACATTTTTCATTCCTGGGGCGGCGGTGTCATGGTCGAATATGCCAGACAGGGCATGCTGAGGGACGTAACCGATTACGTTAACAGCACTCTTTCCAAAAAAATCGGTCTGGGAGCCCTGGGCGTTTACGGATACGAAGGAACCTATTACGGCTCTCCCTACGATATGGGCGGTGTTGTATTCTGGTATAACAAAGACATCTTTGATGAAGTCGGCGTTTCCGTTCCCAAAACCTGGACTGAGCTTATTGAAACTTCTAAGAAAATCAAGGCAGCCGGATATGTTCCCATAGCAATGGGTGCCGGAGACAGATGGCCGGCTCACTTCTGGTGGGTATATCTAGCCATGAGAATAGGCGGAATCGATGCCTTCAACGCAGCTTACGGCGGAAATGGATCTTTTAAAGATGAAACATTCGTTAAAGCCGGAGAATTGCTGCTGGATCTTGCAGAAACAGAGCCGTTCCAGACCGGATTCCTCGGAGCCAGCTACGATGACCAGGCCAGACTCATGGGTGACGGAAAAGCGGCAATGGAGCTGATGGGACAGTGGGCTCCTTCCGTAGAAGCCAACAACTCCGCATCGGGAGAAGGCGTTGCCAACCTCGGCATGTTTACCTTTCCTGCGGTTAAAGGCGGAAAAGGTGATCTGAAAGACGTAATGGGCGGCGGAAACGGCTATATTTTCGGAAAAGACGCTCCCGATGAAGCGCTCGATTTCCTCAATTTCTACCTGTCCGTTGACCGTCAGAAAGAACTTGTCGATATCGAAGGTGCCATACCTGTCGTCAAAGGCGCCGATGCAGCGCTCAGCGGCAATACGGCTGAATTGGCCAAGGCTGTCAGCCAGGCCGGTTACTACCAGCTCTATTACGACCAGTTCCTCCCCCCTGCGGTCGGAGAAGTGGTTAAGGACGCCGTTGCGGCCTTGCTGGCGGGAGAAGCGACTCCCGAAGAAGCTGCTGCTATGGTTGACGATTCCTGGCAGATGGAAAAATAA
- a CDS encoding family 43 glycosylhydrolase, giving the protein MTKITNPILKGFNPDPSIVYAEGFYYIATSTFQWFPGVQIHRSKDLVNWEFLSRPLADRSRLDMYGIPDSGGIWAPCLTYDKGLFYLIFTNVRSLEGIFKDTHNYLVTASSPEGPWSEPKYLNSLGFDPSLFHDSDGKKYLLNTFWDHRPWMENLFYGISLQEYDFENNKPLGERKIIFKGTGKKLTEGPHLYRKDGYYYLFTAEGGTRDSHCETVSRSRDIYGPYEVHPRNPFITSRPYPDLVLQKTGHGDIIKGHDSNWYFVHLASRPSVCNGHSVLGRETAIQRVDWPEGEWPRLASGGNEPAEVIEIPGNSVQKEQERHSLYEFGPEGLHDDFQSLRIPSESFYSLTERPGWLRMYGRESMSSLFTQSLLAIRQDNPVFDVTVSLEMNPDMYHQMAGLAAYYDTESYYYLHVSHDEYRGRVLHLLSAGQGNFEYPVYNIDLPEKGIVNLRYRVEKDLIQFYYSIEKDKWMEVGDKLSARVLSDEYCEDFRFTGAFAALACQDLSGGGKQADFAELSIKRF; this is encoded by the coding sequence GTGACAAAAATAACCAATCCTATTCTTAAAGGCTTTAATCCCGATCCCTCTATTGTTTATGCAGAGGGATTTTACTATATTGCCACAAGTACGTTCCAATGGTTTCCCGGTGTACAAATACACCGTTCAAAAGATCTGGTCAATTGGGAATTCCTTTCAAGGCCTCTTGCCGACAGATCCCGGCTGGATATGTACGGTATTCCCGATTCGGGCGGTATCTGGGCTCCCTGCCTTACTTATGATAAGGGACTGTTCTATCTTATTTTTACAAACGTAAGATCTTTAGAGGGAATTTTTAAAGATACCCATAACTATCTGGTTACGGCGTCTTCGCCCGAAGGTCCGTGGTCCGAGCCGAAATATCTCAATTCGCTGGGGTTCGATCCCTCTTTGTTTCACGACAGCGATGGTAAGAAATATCTGCTCAACACCTTCTGGGATCACAGGCCCTGGATGGAAAACCTGTTCTATGGTATTTCCCTGCAGGAATACGATTTCGAAAATAACAAACCTCTCGGTGAAAGAAAAATAATCTTCAAAGGAACGGGAAAGAAGCTGACCGAAGGTCCCCATCTCTATCGGAAGGACGGCTATTATTATCTTTTTACGGCCGAAGGGGGCACGCGGGACAGCCATTGCGAAACCGTGTCCAGAAGCCGGGATATTTACGGCCCCTATGAAGTTCACCCCCGGAATCCCTTTATCACATCGAGACCGTATCCCGATCTTGTTCTGCAGAAGACCGGACATGGAGATATTATCAAGGGGCACGACAGCAATTGGTATTTTGTGCATCTAGCCAGCAGGCCGTCGGTTTGCAACGGCCATTCGGTGCTTGGCCGGGAAACGGCTATTCAGAGGGTCGATTGGCCGGAGGGGGAATGGCCCCGTCTGGCTTCGGGAGGCAACGAACCGGCGGAGGTTATTGAAATTCCCGGAAATTCGGTTCAGAAAGAACAGGAGCGACACAGTCTGTATGAATTCGGTCCCGAAGGGCTTCATGATGATTTTCAGTCCCTGAGAATCCCATCGGAGAGTTTTTATTCCCTTACGGAAAGGCCGGGATGGCTCAGGATGTACGGCAGGGAGTCCATGAGCAGTCTCTTTACTCAGAGTCTGTTGGCCATACGTCAGGACAATCCGGTTTTCGACGTTACGGTTTCACTGGAAATGAATCCGGACATGTATCACCAGATGGCCGGATTAGCCGCATATTATGACACGGAGAGTTATTATTATCTCCATGTTTCCCATGATGAATACCGGGGAAGGGTTCTTCATCTTCTGTCGGCGGGACAGGGGAATTTCGAATATCCTGTATATAATATCGATTTGCCGGAAAAAGGAATTGTTAATCTCCGCTACAGAGTAGAAAAAGATTTAATACAGTTTTATTATTCAATAGAAAAAGATAAATGGATGGAAGTCGGTGATAAGCTGTCTGCCCGTGTCCTTTCTGACGAATACTGCGAAGACTTCCGCTTTACCGGAGCTTTTGCCGCGTTAGCCTGTCAGGATCTTTCCGGGGGCGGAAAACAGGCTGACTTCGCCGAATTATCCATAAAACGATTTTAA
- a CDS encoding GntR family transcriptional regulator, which produces MSLKYKIVKDALLKIFDDDNYRNGDQLPTEFELMDKYGFSRYTIRQALEELEKDGIIERIHGRGSFFIGKPDVSRESISGERKEQKGFIGMVNFYSHDYIYPDIMRGIEDTIYANGYSLVLSNCNQDYSKELESVRRLIDQGVKGLIIEPSRNSQITDNHPLLSLLRGAGIPVVTTNWNSKVKNFSMVTIDDVKCGYDAINYLLEKGHRKIGIIYKYDVQAGRDRFDGYIKALNDASIEVNDQYIKHYSDLEEFQYSEQGYKLTSQMLSGSPDPPTAIFYFNDNVALQGYRAIKDCGFRIPEDISVVGFDDYKSSTLLSPPLTTFEHPKYAMGRWAAYILLEELEPSHRPMPKQMIFEPPFIERESVRDLLI; this is translated from the coding sequence ATGTCCCTGAAATATAAGATAGTAAAAGATGCTCTTCTGAAGATATTTGATGATGACAATTACAGAAATGGCGATCAGCTGCCGACTGAATTCGAGCTTATGGATAAATACGGCTTCAGCCGCTATACCATTCGCCAGGCTCTGGAAGAACTGGAAAAGGACGGCATCATCGAAAGGATTCACGGGAGGGGGTCGTTCTTTATAGGCAAGCCCGATGTTTCCCGGGAATCTATTTCCGGGGAAAGAAAGGAACAGAAGGGATTTATCGGCATGGTGAATTTTTACTCTCATGATTATATCTACCCCGATATAATGAGAGGCATTGAAGATACGATTTACGCCAACGGTTATTCTCTGGTTCTTTCCAATTGCAATCAGGATTATTCCAAAGAGCTGGAATCCGTCAGGAGACTGATTGATCAGGGAGTGAAAGGGCTTATCATCGAGCCTTCCAGAAACTCGCAGATAACCGATAACCATCCTCTGCTCTCTCTTCTTAGGGGTGCGGGGATTCCCGTCGTCACGACCAACTGGAACTCGAAAGTGAAAAACTTCTCCATGGTCACTATCGATGATGTGAAATGCGGATACGACGCCATCAATTATCTTCTGGAAAAAGGGCACAGGAAAATCGGCATTATATACAAATATGATGTCCAGGCTGGCCGGGACAGATTCGACGGCTATATCAAAGCCCTGAATGATGCAAGTATCGAAGTCAATGATCAATACATTAAGCACTATTCCGACCTGGAAGAGTTCCAGTATTCCGAGCAGGGGTACAAACTGACCAGTCAGATGTTATCGGGATCCCCCGATCCTCCGACGGCGATTTTTTATTTCAACGACAACGTGGCCCTTCAGGGGTACCGGGCGATCAAAGACTGCGGTTTCCGAATTCCCGAAGACATTTCCGTTGTCGGGTTTGATGATTATAAATCGTCTACTCTTCTGTCGCCGCCTCTCACCACTTTCGAACATCCCAAATACGCCATGGGTCGCTGGGCTGCCTATATTCTTCTCGAAGAGCTGGAGCCTTCTCACCGCCCTATGCCCAAGCAGATGATTTTCGAGCCTCCTTTCATTGAAAGAGAAAGCGTCAGAGATCTTTTAATCTAA
- a CDS encoding carbohydrate ABC transporter permease — translation MKSKIKLRRKFSAESLIFHTFNYVFLALLCIAMLYPIINTIAVSFNDGLDAVRGGIGLWPRTFTLDNYRTVLGMHTILDAFWMSVYRTVVQVVTNIVVTSMLAFALSRREFKPGRPIALIFVLTMYFNAGLIPNFILIQSLGMVNTFAVYWVPTMISAFNLIIMRTYMRTIPEALLESARLDGASDFRTYLQIVMPLSKPVLATVALFVAVGAWNTWFDAFIYNSGAQHLSVLQYELQRVLASAMMQGQQSSQSSQAAQAGMGLSMVTPQTIRATITVVAAVPILIVYPFLQRYFVHGVQLGGVKE, via the coding sequence ATGAAAAGTAAAATAAAATTAAGACGAAAATTTAGTGCCGAGTCCCTGATATTCCATACATTTAATTATGTATTCCTGGCATTGCTGTGCATCGCCATGCTATATCCGATCATAAATACTATAGCTGTATCATTCAATGACGGACTGGATGCCGTCAGGGGGGGAATCGGCCTGTGGCCACGGACCTTCACTCTCGATAACTATCGGACAGTTCTCGGAATGCACACCATACTGGACGCCTTCTGGATGTCCGTCTATCGAACTGTCGTCCAGGTCGTAACGAACATCGTGGTGACTTCCATGCTGGCCTTCGCATTGAGCCGGAGAGAATTCAAACCGGGCAGGCCGATTGCACTGATTTTTGTGCTCACCATGTACTTCAATGCGGGACTCATCCCCAATTTCATTCTCATCCAGAGTCTGGGCATGGTGAACACATTTGCGGTTTACTGGGTACCGACCATGATTTCCGCTTTCAATCTCATAATAATGAGGACTTATATGAGAACCATCCCCGAGGCGCTGCTTGAATCGGCGCGGCTGGACGGGGCCAGCGATTTCCGCACCTATCTGCAGATTGTCATGCCACTCTCAAAACCGGTATTGGCGACCGTAGCCCTGTTCGTCGCCGTGGGCGCCTGGAATACGTGGTTCGATGCTTTTATCTACAATTCCGGAGCCCAGCACCTCTCGGTTCTCCAGTACGAACTTCAGAGAGTTCTCGCTTCCGCCATGATGCAGGGCCAGCAGTCGAGCCAGTCGTCTCAGGCAGCCCAGGCGGGAATGGGCCTTTCCATGGTAACGCCCCAGACTATCCGGGCCACCATTACGGTTGTGGCCGCCGTGCCTATACTTATAGTCTACCCTTTCCTGCAGCGCTATTTCGTTCACGGCGTGCAGCTCGGCGGAGTCAAGGAGTAA
- a CDS encoding ABC transporter permease, whose product MGITTSPGVSAKKRPWRVTFKKQWQLYLMSFPMLFYLLLFAYVPLLGWVMAFQEFRPRFGLSPIGQVMSNKWVGLENFKTLLDNTTILGQRFLQSVVNTLGQSILILVLGFFLTIMLSLLLNELRLTGVKRFVQNVLYLPHFLSWVIVAMLASTALSLPGSGGFLNDFLLKVGIVDRPIQFLADPGYFWGIVAGTHLWKNLGWNTIIYMAAMTSIDPNLYEAASIDGANRYQKMWHVTLASIRPTIVLLLIINIGMLLTSGFEIQWLLGQGVNIVRSENIDVFVLRYGIKMGNFSLATAAGILRTVVSILLLTGSNFVARSLKQETLF is encoded by the coding sequence ATGGGAATAACGACATCACCCGGCGTTTCAGCGAAAAAGCGCCCCTGGCGGGTAACATTCAAAAAACAGTGGCAATTGTACTTAATGAGCTTTCCGATGCTCTTTTATTTGCTTTTATTTGCCTATGTGCCGCTGTTGGGCTGGGTAATGGCCTTCCAGGAATTCCGGCCGCGATTCGGGCTCTCGCCTATCGGTCAGGTTATGAGCAACAAATGGGTTGGATTGGAGAATTTCAAAACGCTATTGGACAATACAACCATTCTGGGACAGCGTTTTCTGCAATCGGTAGTTAATACGCTGGGGCAGAGTATACTGATTCTCGTTCTCGGCTTCTTTTTAACCATTATGCTTTCCCTGCTGCTTAATGAATTGCGGCTGACAGGGGTAAAGCGCTTTGTTCAGAACGTTTTGTACCTCCCCCACTTTTTAAGCTGGGTTATAGTGGCCATGCTGGCCTCAACAGCCCTATCTCTGCCCGGTTCCGGCGGATTTCTGAATGATTTTCTTCTGAAAGTGGGTATTGTGGACCGCCCTATACAGTTTCTGGCCGATCCCGGATATTTCTGGGGAATCGTGGCGGGAACCCATTTGTGGAAAAACCTCGGGTGGAACACCATTATCTATATGGCAGCCATGACCTCCATCGATCCCAATCTTTACGAAGCGGCTTCCATAGACGGCGCCAATCGGTATCAGAAAATGTGGCATGTGACCCTGGCTTCGATCCGTCCCACCATAGTGCTTCTGCTGATTATAAATATCGGGATGCTGCTCACCAGCGGTTTTGAAATACAATGGCTTCTCGGACAGGGCGTGAACATCGTGCGATCAGAGAATATTGATGTTTTCGTATTGCGCTACGGTATCAAGATGGGTAATTTCAGCCTGGCAACCGCCGCCGGCATATTGAGGACCGTGGTCAGCATTCTCCTTTTGACCGGTTCCAACTTCGTCGCCCGATCGCTTAAACAAGAAACGCTATTCTAG
- a CDS encoding extracellular solute-binding protein, translated as MTALILFSTGGSFKVVFDAFPPEYLLYGGALMKRTLFTAFLLVILSAVLFASGADETKGAQGNGEPHVFSPDNPVTIDAWIVTSQTAPSPDNKISKLLKEKLGVTLNYDITTPDQQLDRIGIMLAAGSIPELVGSTDQQARLVQGGALLRLDDYLDSGRWPLLAEHVRPVRKKLTWTGGGVEDGLYQFPNYNRFYGNPPIMSPIHWGTAFWIQKDVLAFHNYPSLENMTLERYFDMIESYMKANPTIDGAKTIGFSFPMQGRVWGLTNPPLFLAGYPNDGGVMVDDGQAKIYANSKYAYDYFKFLNMAHDRGLVDPESFTQTLDQYLAKVASGRVLGVHDQRWSFGTANDALVANGQYERTYAATMPTFPGKKPYYADRDVLNINQGFGIASNAENPELLLDFLEIMLTPEWQTILSWGIEGEDYLVDENGLFYKTQEMRDNFNNLTWKQDNRLEALLDIMVKRQGELPGGNAFAAGDQPGEFFDSLKQYDKDFLAAYGLQTWRQFVNDPPPNPAHYPAWQISPPDGSAAQVANQQLEDAAQRYLSEAVLTDPARFDSVWDEYMAAIDSIDVAAFEAVITEGVQARIRAAGGE; from the coding sequence ATGACCGCCCTTATACTTTTTTCAACCGGCGGATCATTCAAAGTCGTCTTTGATGCTTTTCCTCCGGAATACCTACTCTATGGAGGTGCACTAATGAAGCGCACTTTATTTACTGCTTTTCTATTAGTCATTTTATCCGCCGTGCTTTTCGCCAGTGGAGCAGATGAAACGAAGGGTGCCCAGGGCAACGGAGAGCCCCATGTATTCTCTCCCGACAATCCGGTCACAATCGATGCCTGGATCGTTACCAGCCAGACAGCTCCCTCGCCGGACAACAAAATTTCGAAATTGCTGAAGGAGAAGCTCGGAGTTACGCTTAATTACGATATAACAACTCCCGATCAGCAACTGGATCGTATCGGAATCATGCTGGCAGCGGGATCGATTCCCGAGCTTGTCGGATCAACCGATCAGCAAGCGAGGCTTGTACAGGGCGGCGCTCTCCTTCGTCTCGACGATTATCTGGACAGCGGCCGCTGGCCTCTCCTTGCGGAGCATGTCAGACCGGTTCGCAAAAAATTGACATGGACAGGCGGAGGCGTTGAAGACGGCCTGTACCAGTTCCCCAATTACAACCGCTTCTATGGAAATCCCCCTATAATGTCGCCTATCCACTGGGGTACGGCATTCTGGATCCAGAAAGACGTACTCGCATTCCACAATTATCCTTCGCTGGAAAACATGACGCTCGAGCGCTATTTCGATATGATCGAGTCCTATATGAAAGCCAACCCCACTATCGACGGTGCGAAAACAATCGGGTTCTCCTTTCCCATGCAGGGTCGTGTCTGGGGTCTTACCAATCCTCCCCTGTTTCTTGCGGGATATCCCAATGACGGCGGCGTAATGGTCGATGACGGCCAGGCTAAAATTTATGCTAACTCTAAATATGCCTACGATTACTTCAAATTCCTGAACATGGCTCATGACCGTGGCCTGGTTGATCCTGAATCTTTCACTCAGACTCTGGACCAGTATCTGGCGAAAGTCGCCAGCGGCCGTGTCCTCGGTGTTCATGACCAGAGATGGAGTTTCGGAACAGCCAACGACGCCCTTGTAGCCAATGGCCAGTACGAACGGACATATGCGGCGACTATGCCGACATTCCCCGGTAAGAAACCTTATTATGCCGATAGAGATGTATTGAATATCAACCAGGGATTCGGAATTGCCTCCAACGCCGAAAATCCCGAATTGCTTCTCGATTTCCTCGAGATCATGCTGACTCCCGAATGGCAGACCATTCTTTCCTGGGGTATAGAAGGCGAAGACTACCTGGTCGATGAAAACGGCCTTTTCTACAAGACTCAGGAAATGCGCGATAACTTCAACAACCTTACCTGGAAACAGGACAACCGGCTGGAAGCCCTTCTCGACATTATGGTTAAGAGACAGGGAGAACTGCCCGGAGGCAATGCTTTTGCAGCCGGCGATCAGCCCGGAGAGTTTTTCGACAGCCTGAAACAGTACGATAAGGACTTCCTTGCGGCCTACGGTCTTCAGACCTGGAGACAGTTCGTAAACGATCCTCCTCCCAACCCCGCTCATTATCCCGCGTGGCAGATATCTCCTCCTGACGGCAGCGCCGCCCAGGTCGCCAACCAGCAGCTGGAAGATGCGGCCCAGAGATACTTAAGCGAAGCAGTCCTTACTGATCCTGCAAGATTCGACAGTGTCTGGGATGAATATATGGCTGCCATAGACAGCATCGATGTAGCGGCTTTTGAAGCTGTGATTACCGAAGGCGTGCAGGCTCGTATCAGAGCGGCAGGCGGAGAATAG
- a CDS encoding GDSL-type esterase/lipase family protein has product MPIEPIMRTDDHHIEKHRRIMDMTGKDNVDSVFIGDSLTRRWEDNPDLWNRFFGSFRPANLGFGGDTLENILWRMENGELEGMNPSVAVILAGTNNIGTHDNVYILDRLADICGSIETRLSDAKLLVVGILPRDRDETGIDYGSRITDINKGLRGLCARKGYAFLDPGSRFLTDEGRPDRNLLPDGLHLDAAGYSILGPLLSAEISKILRGAST; this is encoded by the coding sequence ATGCCGATAGAGCCAATCATGCGCACAGATGATCATCATATAGAAAAGCACAGGCGGATTATGGATATGACCGGTAAGGACAATGTCGACTCGGTCTTTATAGGAGACAGCCTTACGCGGCGATGGGAGGATAATCCCGATCTCTGGAACCGGTTCTTCGGAAGCTTCCGTCCGGCGAATCTCGGCTTTGGCGGAGACACTCTGGAGAATATTCTCTGGCGTATGGAAAACGGCGAACTGGAAGGGATGAATCCTTCTGTGGCTGTCATCCTCGCCGGGACCAATAATATAGGAACCCATGATAACGTCTATATCCTCGATAGACTGGCTGATATCTGCGGGAGCATAGAAACGCGGCTTTCCGATGCGAAACTTCTTGTTGTTGGAATCCTACCGAGAGACCGGGATGAAACCGGCATCGATTACGGTTCCCGCATCACTGATATCAATAAAGGATTGCGAGGCTTATGCGCCCGAAAGGGATACGCGTTCCTGGACCCGGGAAGCCGTTTCCTGACTGATGAGGGCCGGCCGGACCGCAATCTGCTTCCCGACGGGCTTCACCTGGATGCCGCGGGATACTCAATCCTCGGTCCGCTTCTCTCGGCGGAAATCTCAAAGATCCTTCGTGGAGCATCCACGTAA